From a single Natronorubrum tibetense GA33 genomic region:
- a CDS encoding dipeptide epimerase → MTLETAFERHALPLEYPFTIARGTATEAEVVTVRIEDEDGTVGVGGAGPSPHYGETVDTVTTVLPDLLAVVEDCGDVHQLERIERRMRETVNRNPAARCAVSIALHDLAAKRLEVPLYRYWGLDPAQTLETSYTIGLDDTETMREKTETALERGHGTLKVKLGTDRDLEIIETIRSVAPDVSLFVDANEAWTPREAVSKIERLTEYDLAFVEQPVAAEDPEGLQFVYERSPLPIAADESCITLEDIPRIADRCDIANLKLMKCGGLREAKRMIHAARAHGLEVMCGCMTESNASIAAACHLAPLLDYVDLDGSLLLAEDPYDGVPMPDGRIDLDGLERAGTGAVQR, encoded by the coding sequence ATGACGCTCGAGACCGCATTCGAACGACACGCGCTGCCGCTCGAGTACCCGTTCACCATCGCCCGCGGGACGGCGACCGAGGCCGAGGTGGTGACGGTCCGGATCGAGGACGAAGACGGCACGGTCGGCGTCGGCGGTGCCGGCCCGTCCCCCCACTACGGCGAGACCGTCGACACGGTGACGACGGTCCTCCCCGATCTGCTCGCCGTCGTCGAGGACTGCGGCGACGTCCACCAGCTCGAGCGGATCGAACGCCGGATGCGCGAGACCGTCAACCGGAACCCGGCAGCCCGCTGTGCCGTCAGCATTGCGCTGCACGATCTGGCGGCGAAACGGCTCGAGGTCCCCCTCTACCGGTACTGGGGGCTCGATCCGGCGCAAACCCTCGAGACCTCCTACACCATCGGGCTCGACGACACGGAGACGATGCGCGAGAAGACCGAGACGGCCCTCGAGCGCGGCCACGGCACGCTGAAAGTGAAGCTGGGGACGGACCGCGACCTCGAGATTATCGAGACGATTCGCTCGGTCGCCCCCGACGTCTCGCTGTTCGTCGACGCCAACGAGGCCTGGACGCCCCGCGAGGCCGTCTCGAAGATCGAGCGACTGACCGAGTACGACCTCGCGTTCGTCGAACAGCCCGTCGCCGCCGAAGACCCCGAGGGGCTGCAATTCGTCTACGAGCGCTCGCCGCTGCCGATCGCGGCCGACGAATCCTGTATCACGCTCGAGGACATCCCACGGATCGCCGACCGCTGTGACATCGCGAACCTCAAACTCATGAAATGTGGCGGGCTCCGGGAGGCGAAACGAATGATCCACGCCGCCCGCGCACACGGTCTCGAGGTCATGTGCGGCTGTATGACCGAGTCCAACGCTTCGATCGCGGCGGCCTGTCACCTCGCGCCGCTGCTCGACTACGTCGACCTCGACGGCTCGCTGTTGCTCGCCGAGGATCCGTACGACGGCGTCCCGATGCCCGACGGTCGGATCGATCTCGACGGTCTCGAGCGTGCGGGGACGGGTGCCGTACAGCGGTAA
- a CDS encoding DUF1611 domain-containing protein has translation MQIAILAHEEFPGRAKTALGVLRYSDDEVVAVLDRDNAGQRVSDFVPDVQDAPIREGMADLAAEDVDALLIGIAPIGGGFEASWREDVRTALDYGCDVVSGLHYFLEEDEEFAALAAENDCEIRDVRKPPEDLTVSQGIADQVDAEIILTVGTDCSVGKMTVSMELARDAREAGHDAAVIPTGQTGIMIEGWGNPIDRVVSDFTAGAVEEMILEKGDEHDYLFVEGQGSIVHPAYSAVTCGILHGAMADKLVLCHDAGREVIHGYESFALPDLSTYVDLYENLAAPVADSEIVAGALNTSNLDDDAAAREAVDEYASDLGMPASDVIRFGSEDLLEVLL, from the coding sequence ATGCAAATTGCAATCCTTGCCCACGAAGAGTTTCCCGGGCGTGCCAAGACCGCTCTCGGCGTATTGCGATACTCCGACGACGAGGTTGTCGCCGTTCTCGACCGCGATAACGCCGGCCAGCGCGTCTCCGATTTCGTTCCCGATGTCCAGGACGCCCCGATCCGTGAGGGGATGGCCGACCTCGCGGCCGAGGACGTCGACGCGCTGCTGATCGGGATCGCGCCCATCGGCGGCGGCTTCGAGGCAAGCTGGCGCGAGGACGTCCGAACCGCACTCGACTACGGCTGTGACGTCGTCTCGGGGCTGCACTACTTCCTCGAGGAAGACGAGGAGTTCGCGGCGCTCGCTGCCGAGAACGACTGCGAGATTCGGGACGTGCGAAAGCCCCCAGAGGATCTGACGGTCAGTCAGGGCATCGCGGATCAGGTCGACGCCGAAATCATTCTCACGGTCGGTACCGACTGCTCGGTTGGCAAAATGACGGTCTCGATGGAACTCGCCCGCGACGCTCGGGAGGCCGGCCACGACGCCGCCGTGATTCCGACCGGCCAGACGGGGATCATGATCGAGGGCTGGGGGAACCCGATCGATCGGGTGGTGTCCGACTTCACCGCCGGGGCCGTCGAGGAGATGATCCTCGAGAAAGGCGACGAACACGACTACCTCTTCGTCGAGGGCCAGGGAAGCATCGTTCACCCGGCGTACTCCGCGGTTACCTGCGGCATCCTCCACGGCGCGATGGCCGACAAACTCGTGCTCTGTCACGACGCCGGACGGGAGGTAATCCACGGCTACGAATCGTTCGCGCTTCCCGATCTCTCGACGTACGTCGACCTCTATGAAAATCTCGCTGCGCCGGTCGCGGATAGCGAGATCGTTGCCGGCGCGCTGAACACGTCGAACCTCGACGACGACGCGGCCGCACGCGAGGCCGTCGACGAGTACGCGAGCGACCTCGGCATGCCCGCGTCGGATGTCATCCGCTTTGGAAGCGAGGACCTACTCGAGGTGTTGCTGTAA
- a CDS encoding Vms1/Ankzf1 family peptidyl-tRNA hydrolase, with the protein MLDELLGRASLKDRIDELEEENERLQSRYEAESERRADAATARQDAEEKVNRLEDRIAQLEGELEHVDGDGDSLAVRRRERLRGSRLAEVVGRLTSFRTGPEGALTAVLDSDDAVDDLRDETDIDLDDVLGERSALIDEATPCVLCVDDAGLVGVTLEPPVDLADEALGGDHDSRVTWTDRFALEEEWLLPTGRYALALVRTDLFALGVYESDERVDYRGFESDVKGNHSKGGFSQARFERIRDDQIDDHLERCTEALADYDVERLFVVGQRGVVDTLVEESGLEVAGTAAVDATGDPKPALEDAHRSFWTTDLRVL; encoded by the coding sequence ATGCTCGACGAGCTGCTCGGCCGCGCCTCGCTCAAAGACCGTATCGACGAACTCGAGGAGGAAAACGAGCGACTGCAGAGCCGCTACGAGGCCGAATCCGAGCGCCGGGCCGACGCGGCCACGGCCAGACAGGACGCCGAAGAGAAAGTCAACCGGCTCGAGGACCGTATCGCCCAACTCGAGGGTGAACTCGAGCACGTCGACGGTGACGGTGACAGCCTCGCGGTCCGTCGCCGCGAACGCTTGCGCGGGAGCCGTCTCGCGGAGGTCGTGGGCCGACTGACCTCGTTCCGGACCGGTCCCGAGGGGGCGCTGACGGCTGTCCTCGACAGCGACGACGCCGTCGACGACCTCCGGGATGAGACGGATATCGACCTTGATGACGTGCTCGGCGAACGCTCTGCGCTCATCGACGAGGCCACCCCGTGCGTGCTCTGCGTCGACGACGCCGGTCTCGTCGGTGTCACGCTCGAGCCGCCGGTGGACCTCGCGGACGAGGCGCTCGGTGGCGACCACGATTCGCGTGTGACGTGGACCGATCGATTCGCCCTCGAGGAGGAGTGGCTCCTGCCGACCGGTCGGTACGCGCTCGCGCTCGTCCGAACCGATCTGTTCGCGCTCGGCGTCTACGAGAGCGACGAGCGCGTCGACTACCGGGGCTTCGAGAGCGACGTCAAGGGGAACCACTCGAAGGGCGGCTTCTCGCAGGCTCGATTCGAGCGCATTCGGGACGACCAGATCGACGACCACCTCGAGCGCTGTACGGAGGCCCTCGCCGACTACGACGTCGAGCGCCTGTTCGTGGTCGGTCAGCGTGGCGTCGTCGACACGCTGGTCGAGGAATCGGGACTCGAGGTAGCGGGAACCGCTGCCGTCGACGCGACCGGCGATCCGAAACCGGCGCTCGAGGACGCTCACCGGTCGTTCTGGACGACCGATCTGCGGGTACTGTAA
- a CDS encoding DUF5802 family protein: MFERFSRSYYLGRLYVTPTDGDHALMHSDQHERINEAVYATGDGVERLDAPLVMKLESQHFPVHGNEKVPTNTLALPEPMLEGCEIRNPPSLREVLLARREHAEQLLTWSGGWPDSGDDLRNAGT, encoded by the coding sequence ATGTTCGAGCGCTTTTCGCGGAGCTACTATCTCGGACGACTCTACGTGACGCCGACCGACGGGGATCACGCCCTCATGCACAGCGACCAGCACGAGCGAATCAACGAAGCGGTCTACGCGACCGGCGACGGCGTCGAACGCCTCGACGCCCCGCTCGTGATGAAACTCGAGAGCCAGCACTTTCCGGTCCACGGGAACGAGAAGGTGCCGACGAACACGCTCGCCCTTCCGGAGCCGATGCTCGAAGGCTGTGAGATCCGGAACCCGCCGTCGCTTCGGGAGGTGTTGCTCGCCCGGCGCGAGCACGCCGAGCAACTGCTCACGTGGTCAGGCGGCTGGCCCGACTCCGGCGACGACCTGCGAAACGCCGGAACCTAG
- a CDS encoding putative sodium/potassium/calcium exchanger, translating into MRASRSVAFLVLVAILGLTVAPVASGAVVGTLTGDSDGEDESSNEAEPEIDVSTFMQSTATDAERSVESGMHDSRYEAADNETRAEMVREQTDTLEERHADLEAEHEVLQEQKDELHRGEYQARMAQLTVEIQSFDRAIDRTEQQATETGVTDERLDELRENAATLSGPEVAEIERGLGGPDGTPGGGPPTHANAGNQTDGALGQGNASQPGQADPGNQSDNENPGQGNASPPGQSDFDEQTDDDEGQADDGTPGQGNATPSDHADAGN; encoded by the coding sequence ATGAGAGCCAGTCGGTCGGTCGCGTTCCTCGTGCTGGTCGCCATCCTCGGACTCACGGTCGCCCCGGTCGCGAGTGGTGCCGTCGTAGGGACGCTTACCGGCGATTCCGACGGCGAGGACGAGTCGAGCAACGAGGCCGAACCGGAGATCGACGTGTCGACGTTCATGCAATCGACGGCGACCGACGCCGAGCGGTCGGTCGAGTCCGGAATGCACGATTCGAGGTACGAGGCCGCCGACAACGAGACCCGGGCCGAGATGGTCCGCGAGCAAACGGACACCCTCGAGGAGCGACACGCCGACCTCGAGGCCGAGCACGAGGTACTTCAAGAGCAGAAAGACGAACTCCACCGGGGCGAGTACCAGGCGCGGATGGCACAGCTCACCGTGGAGATCCAGTCGTTCGACCGTGCGATCGATCGAACCGAACAGCAGGCCACCGAAACCGGCGTCACCGACGAGCGACTCGACGAACTCAGAGAGAACGCCGCGACGCTGTCCGGTCCGGAAGTGGCCGAGATCGAACGCGGGCTCGGCGGTCCCGACGGCACTCCCGGCGGCGGACCACCGACACACGCGAACGCCGGTAATCAAACGGACGGTGCTCTCGGCCAGGGAAACGCTAGCCAACCCGGTCAGGCCGACCCCGGCAACCAGTCGGACAACGAGAACCCGGGTCAGGGAAACGCTAGCCCGCCAGGACAGAGCGATTTCGACGAGCAGACCGACGACGATGAAGGACAGGCGGACGACGGAACTCCTGGGCAGGGAAACGCTACCCCATCCGATCACGCTGACGCTGGCAACTAA
- a CDS encoding ArsR/SmtB family transcription factor translates to MDSAALLDLLGNENRRRILRLLARKPCYVTEISEYLGVSPKAVIEHLRKLEEAGLIESRVDDQRRKYFHIARHVRLEVNVSPYGFASKSAYPANSSFDITTCRHLTLDVAWDEGEDLDDLLHALEDLEQLENELSLAQRWVQGRLCDVLDGISETVGTGPESRIYADVLASIRSEPKSVGELGEDVDAPRELVAELLESMADEGIVRRTERGWELTTA, encoded by the coding sequence ATGGACTCCGCCGCGTTGCTGGATTTGTTAGGGAACGAAAACCGGAGACGAATCCTCCGGTTGCTCGCCCGCAAACCCTGTTATGTAACCGAAATTTCGGAGTACCTCGGCGTGAGTCCCAAGGCGGTCATCGAACACCTCCGGAAACTCGAGGAGGCAGGCCTGATCGAGAGCCGGGTCGACGACCAGCGCCGGAAGTACTTTCATATCGCTCGCCACGTTCGCCTCGAGGTAAACGTCTCGCCCTACGGCTTCGCGAGCAAGAGCGCCTATCCCGCCAACAGCAGCTTCGACATCACGACCTGTCGGCACCTCACGCTCGACGTCGCCTGGGACGAGGGCGAGGATCTCGACGACCTCCTTCACGCGCTGGAAGACCTCGAGCAGCTCGAGAACGAACTCTCGCTGGCCCAGCGGTGGGTCCAGGGGCGACTCTGTGACGTCCTCGACGGTATCTCCGAGACGGTCGGCACCGGCCCCGAGAGTCGGATCTACGCCGACGTACTGGCGAGCATTCGCTCCGAGCCGAAATCAGTCGGCGAACTCGGCGAGGATGTCGACGCGCCGCGGGAACTCGTCGCCGAACTGCTCGAGTCGATGGCCGATGAAGGGATCGTTCGCCGGACCGAGCGGGGTTGGGAGCTGACGACGGCGTAA
- a CDS encoding DUF456 domain-containing protein, whose product MSDRSEEVTESRDTEDLLAETEELLSGTGGGVDTDESRPPAEREPRRSVDADQKPASTSIDPSAEPDANSSSSRFSRLKSRLSIPTSGPSLEQYFSPRAFFAFVLLAGTGLVAGGMTIPFAGRVLGMFGVAFAVGLLTSKRRYLEMAAAGTTVGGLSALASYTVLAVAGSYQAVVAVGVAAGLVGCLIGYYFGRDLRNGLVRDID is encoded by the coding sequence ATGAGCGACCGCTCGGAAGAAGTGACCGAGAGCCGCGACACCGAGGATCTCCTCGCGGAGACCGAGGAACTGCTCTCGGGAACGGGGGGCGGCGTCGATACCGACGAGTCACGGCCCCCAGCGGAGCGCGAGCCACGGCGGTCGGTCGACGCGGACCAGAAGCCGGCATCCACGTCGATCGATCCCTCCGCCGAACCCGACGCAAACTCGAGTTCGTCGCGATTCTCGAGGCTCAAATCGAGACTCTCGATCCCCACGTCTGGACCCTCGCTCGAGCAGTACTTCTCGCCGCGAGCGTTCTTCGCGTTCGTCCTGCTGGCCGGAACCGGACTGGTCGCTGGGGGAATGACGATTCCGTTCGCCGGCCGCGTCCTCGGGATGTTCGGCGTCGCCTTCGCGGTCGGATTACTCACATCGAAACGGCGCTACCTCGAGATGGCCGCCGCGGGGACGACGGTCGGCGGACTCTCCGCGCTGGCCAGCTACACCGTGCTCGCGGTCGCCGGCTCCTATCAGGCCGTCGTCGCCGTCGGCGTAGCCGCCGGGCTGGTGGGCTGTCTCATCGGCTACTACTTCGGTCGGGACCTCCGTAATGGGCTCGTCCGAGATATCGACTGA
- the ahbB gene encoding siroheme decarboxylase subunit beta encodes MSSLSGDWRESIDDVDAAIIDGYQSGVPVAERPFRHIGSDLGIDEDDALERVRRLHDAGIVRRFGAVLNPPVIGSSTLAAVQAPDDRFDEIAATINEYQQVNHNYARDHEWNMWFVVTAGSRATRDELLAEIEERTGCAVLNLPMLTDYYINLEFPVVNADRFARESIDEGTDSSATRMSEEATGDLSAFDADLLLAIQDGFPLSRTPYRDIAAQLEADVDDVLESIDRLVDNGCIKRIGCVVNHVVTGFDSNCMVVWDVPDDHLDAWGERAGGLPYVTLCYHRPRRPEQDWSYNLFTMIHGRDPDAVDAKIDELATDYLPVDHERLYSTETLKQTGARYEELVGE; translated from the coding sequence ATGAGCAGCCTCTCGGGGGACTGGCGCGAGTCGATCGACGACGTCGACGCGGCCATCATCGACGGCTACCAGAGCGGCGTTCCCGTCGCGGAACGCCCCTTTCGCCACATCGGATCGGATCTCGGTATCGACGAGGACGACGCGCTCGAGCGGGTTCGTCGACTCCACGATGCCGGCATCGTCCGGCGCTTTGGAGCCGTTCTCAACCCGCCGGTGATTGGGTCGTCGACGCTGGCGGCCGTGCAGGCACCCGACGATCGATTCGACGAGATCGCCGCGACAATCAACGAGTACCAGCAGGTCAACCACAACTACGCCCGCGACCACGAGTGGAACATGTGGTTCGTCGTCACCGCGGGCTCGCGGGCGACGCGGGACGAACTCCTCGCGGAAATCGAGGAGCGAACCGGCTGTGCGGTGCTCAACCTGCCGATGCTGACGGACTACTACATCAACCTCGAGTTTCCGGTCGTCAACGCGGATCGGTTCGCACGTGAATCGATAGACGAGGGCACCGACTCCTCCGCGACCCGCATGAGCGAGGAGGCCACCGGCGACCTTTCCGCGTTCGACGCCGACCTCCTGCTCGCGATCCAGGACGGGTTCCCGCTCTCGAGGACGCCCTACCGGGACATCGCGGCCCAACTGGAGGCGGACGTCGATGACGTACTCGAGTCGATCGACCGGCTCGTCGACAACGGCTGCATCAAGCGCATCGGCTGCGTGGTCAATCACGTCGTCACCGGCTTCGACTCGAACTGCATGGTCGTCTGGGACGTCCCGGACGACCACCTCGATGCGTGGGGCGAGCGCGCAGGCGGCCTGCCTTACGTCACGCTCTGTTATCACCGACCGCGCCGGCCCGAGCAGGACTGGTCGTACAACCTGTTCACGATGATCCACGGCCGCGATCCCGACGCCGTCGACGCGAAAATCGACGAGTTGGCGACTGACTACCTTCCGGTCGATCACGAGCGGCTCTACTCGACGGAGACCCTGAAGCAGACCGGCGCGCGCTACGAGGAACTCGTCGGCGAGTGA